From Lolium perenne isolate Kyuss_39 chromosome 5, Kyuss_2.0, whole genome shotgun sequence, a single genomic window includes:
- the LOC127300047 gene encoding cytochrome P450 714C2: protein MHISMSSLSPILSDTRMEIILSSSPWLVLLPPVFLSVLLFSYLYTALWLRPERLRQKLRSQGVRGPKPSFLFGNIPEMRRIQKLPTSDREQELGRCTDRFSSNFVATLFPYLLHWSRVYGSIYFYATGSIQVLNVTDSDMVKALANCKALDLGKPSFLQKERGALLGMGILTANGKLWVHQRKVIAPEFFMDKVKGMVDLMMDAAVSMLNSWEDKIVSRGGRAEIVVDDFLRNFSADIISRTSFGSSFTEGKEIFYNIRKLQKAMAKQTMLIGVPGNRYLPTKSNREIWNLESCIRTLILNVVKKHERDSETSPNKFLLHSIIEGSKAASFSSCTPEDFIVDNCKNIYFAGHETTSSTAAWCLMLLASHPEWQSRARVEVLEVCHGEPLDFDMLRKLKTLTMVIQETLRLYPPASFVTREALSDINLGGIDIPKGTNIRVPIALAHRDPSAWGTDCDRFNPGRFAGGIARACKPHHMYMPFGVGPRTCAGQNLAMVELKVVLSLVLSRFEFELSPNYVHCPAFRLTVEPGDGVPLIFRKL, encoded by the exons ATGCATATAAGCATGTCCTCTCTCTCCCCCATTCTCTCCGACACGCGCATGGAGATAATTCtctcatcatcaccatggctagtACTCTTACCTCCGGTCTTCCTCTCTGTTCTTCTCTTCTCCTACTTGTACACCGCCCTATGGCTAAGGCCGGAGAGGCTCAGGCAGAAACTGAGAAGCCAAGGAGTGAGGGGGCCCAAGCCTTCTTTCCTTTTCGGAAACATACCAGAGATGAGGAGGATCCAGAAACTTCCCACCTCTGATCGAGAACAGGAATTAGGGAGGTGTACCGACCGTTTCTCCTCGAATTTTGTGGCTACTCTATTCCCTTACTTACTCCACTGGAGCAGAGTTTATG GTTCCATCTACTTCTATGCCACTGGAAGCATACAAGTTCTAAACGTAACAGATTCAGACATGGTGAAGGCACTGGCCAACTGCAAGGCTTTGGATCTTGGAAAGCCTTCCTTTTTGCAGAAAGAGCGTGGAGCTCTTCTTGGTATGGGAATTCTGACCGCAAATGGTAAACTATGGGTGCACCAAAGAAAGGTTATTGCACCTGAGTTCTTCATGGACAAGGTTAAG GGAATGGTGGATTTGATGATGGATGCTGCAGTGTCAATGTTGAATTCATGGGAAGACAAAATTGTGAGCCGAGGAGGCAGAGCAGAGATTGTGGTTGATGATTTCTTGAGAAACTTCTCAGCTGATATCATATCAAGGACTTCTTTTGGAAGCAGTTTCACTGAAGGGAAAGAGATATTCTACAATATTCGTAAACTTCAGAAAGCAATGGCAAAGCAGACCATGCTTATTGGAGTTCCTGGAAACAG ATATTTACCAACAAAGAGCAATAGAGAGATTTGGAATCTGGAGAGCTGCATCCGTACCCTTATTTTAAACGTTGTGAAGAAGCACGAACgtgattcagaaacctctccaaaTAAGTTTCTCCTGCACTCCATCATTGAGGGTTCCAAGGCCGCTTCCTTCTCTTCATGCACGCCCGAGGATTTCATTGTCGACAACTGCAAGAACATCTACTTCGCAGGGCATGAGACAACCTCGAGCACTGCTGCGTGGTGCCTGATGCTTCTTGCGTCGCACCCTGAATGGCAATCCCGCGCTCGGGTGGAAGTCCTTGAAGTTTGCCATGGGGAACCGCTAGACTTTGACATGCTACGGAAGTTGAAAACG TTAACAATGGTGATCCAGGAGACCCTCCGCCTCTACCCTCCAGCCTCCTTCGTCACCCGGGAAGCTCTGAGCGACATCAACCTTGGCGGCATCGACATCCCGAAAGGCACCAACATCAGAGTCCCGATCGCTCTGGCTCACCGGGATCCTTCTGCGTGGGGCACCGACTGCGACAGGTTCAATCCAGGCAGGTTCGCCGGCGGCATAGCGCGCGCCTGCAAGCCCCACCACATGTACATGCCCTTCGGGGTCGGTCCCCGGACATGTGCCGGCCAAAACCTGGCGATGGTTGAGCTCAAGGTCGTGCTGTCGCTCGTTCTGTCCAGGTTTGAGTTCGAGCTCTCGCCAAACTACGTGCATTGCCCGGCGTTCAGGTTGACAGTGGAGCCCGGGGATGGCGTGCCGCTGATTTTTAGGAAGCTATGA
- the LOC127300048 gene encoding cytochrome P450 714C3 has product MLLLMENLPALLFVLLGLALFYLGNILWLRPEKIRKRLRRQGVKGPRPTLLDGNTREMKRIRHELKPMKKQDSNNYISTLFPHLLIWMETYGSVFLYSSGGREILHVSQPDMVKDIGHWTPSELGKPNYLRKSRKALLGRGIFTVNGNEWVYQRKTMAPEFFMDKIKGMIQLIEDSTAPLLEVWENILDSAGGSKEIVVDDYVRNISADVISRACFGSSFSKGEEIFCRLRKLQTAISQQDALVGLSALWKHLPTKSNREIRNLVEEVRLLILELAKATTNNNGAEHSGTYNSLLHAIINGASGPGHGGTSEDFIVSNCKAIYFAGHETTAVTAVWCLMLLATHPEWQERARVEALEVCHSRSTLDANGLQRLKTLTMVIQETLRLYPPASLMLREALTDIKIGELDVPRGTILQVTRLMLHLDKEAWGSDADEFHPSRFANGVAAACKPSHMYAPFGLGLRTCIGQNLAMAELKVVLARLLSRFAFSPSPRYRHEPVFRLTIEPGFGMPLVVTRL; this is encoded by the exons ATGCTCCTTCTCATGGAGAACTTACCTGCGCTGTTATTTGTTCTTCTTGGCTTAGCTCTGTTTTACTTGGGTAACATCCTATGGCTAAGACCGGAGAAGATAAGGAAGAGGTTGAGAAGGCAAGGAGTGAAGGGTCCCAGGCCTACTTTGCTTGATGGCAACACCAGAGAGATGAAACGTATCCGACATGAGCTCAAGCCTATGAAGAAGCAAGACAGCAACAACTACATTTCCACCCTCTTCCCTCACCTCCTTATCTGGATGGAAACTTATG GCTCTGTATTCCTGTACTCATCAGGAGGTCGGGAGATATTGCATGTTTCTCAGCCAGATATGGTGAAGGACATAGGCCACTGGACACCATCAGAGCTTGGGAAGCCTAATTATCTGAGGAAATCTCGCAAGGCTCTTCTTGGAAGAGGCATATTTACGGTGAATGGCAATGAATGGGTCTATCAGAGAAAGACCATGGCGCCAGAGTTCTTCATGGACAAGATTAAA GGTATGATACAGCTGATTGAGGATTCAACTGCTCCGTTGTTAGAAGTATGGGAGAACATTCTTGATAGTGCAGGAGGGAGCAAGGAGATAGTAGTCGATGATTATGTGCGGAACATCTCAGCAGATGTAATCTCCAGGGCTTGCTTCGGCAGTAGCTTCTCAAAAGGCGAGGAGATATTCTGCAGGCTTAGGAAGCTTCAAACGGCAATTTCTCAACAGGATGCACTTGTAGGACTCTCTGCACTGTG GAAGCACCTGCCTACCAAGAGCAACCGAGAGATACGGAATCTGGTTGAGGAAGTTAGGCTACTGATCCTGGAGCTGGCAAAGGCCACCACGAACAACAATGGAGCTGAGCATTCGGGCACTTATAACAGTCTTCTGCATGCCATCATCAACGGTGCAAGCGGGCCTGGCCATGGTGGCACCTCCGAGGACTTCATCGTCAGCAACTGCAAGGCCATCTACTTTGCAGGGCACGAGACCACGGCGGTAACCGCCGTTTGGTGCCTGATGTTACTGGCCACACACCCGGAGTGGCAGGAGCGTGCCCGCGTCGAGGCACTGGAGGTTTGCCATTCGAGGAGCACATTGGATGCCAATGGCCTCCAACGACTCAAAACT CTGACGATGGTGATCCAAGAAACTCTCCGTCTGTACCCACCGGCATCGCTGATGCTGCGTGAAGCTCTGACGGACATCAAGATCGGCGAGCTGGACGTGCCCCGTGGAACGATCCTCCAGGTGACCAGATTGATGCTGCACCTCGACAAGGAGGCCTGGGGCTCGGACGCCGACGAGTTCCACCCCAGCCGGTTCGCCAACGGTGTGGCCGCGGCGTGCAAGCCGTCGCATATGTATGCGCCGTTCGGGCTCGGGCTGAGGACCTGCATCGGGCAGAACCTGGCGATGGCGGAGCTGAAGGTGGTCCTGGCACGCCTGCTGAGCAGGTTCGCCTTCTCGCCGTCGCCGAGGTACCGGCACGAGCCTGTGTTCCGGTTGACCATTGAGCCTGGGTTCGGCATGCCGCTGGTGGTGACGAGGCTGTGA
- the LOC139831609 gene encoding uncharacterized protein has translation MDNDDEMVALLLEDEQAFDDDLREHLLIIASLQDMLDAEAEKRKRPRRGGSRPGRRKSKPRQRMEGHAMLHNDYFADDATHADNFRRRYRMSKGLFMNILHSVREFDPYFKLKLDAEANWRHLEAPGC, from the exons atggacaacgacgatgagatggttgccctgctgctggaggacgagcaagccttcgacgacgacctgcgggagcatttgctgatcatcgcgtccctccaggacatgcttgacgctgaggcggagaagaggaagaggccgcgccgcggaggatcaaggccgggaagaaggaagtcgaagccccggcagaggatggaggggcatgccatgctgcacaacgactacttcgccgacgacgcaacacatgccgacaattttcggcgccggtacaggatgagcaaggggctgttcatgaatatcctccacagcgttcgagagttcgacccctacttcaagctcaagctcgacgct GAGGCGAACTGGAGGCATCTTGAGGCTCcaggctgctga